Proteins encoded by one window of Anopheles maculipalpis chromosome 2RL, idAnoMacuDA_375_x, whole genome shotgun sequence:
- the LOC126555960 gene encoding sodium-dependent serotonin transporter, with protein sequence MGTEPGTTNSSGSGGSGSRGAKKRDSWHTAPGTNGTSGDGGGRDEPPDSSDTAALASSTKEAASNGSSATTKATHPATTETAQILQSGKERNLVVALTGERRRETWSQKAEFLLAVIGFAVDLGNVWRFPYICYQNGGGAFLIPYCIMLLFGGLPLFYMELALGQFHRCGCLSIWKRICPALKGVGYAICLIDIYMGMYYNTIIGWAVYYLFASFSYELPWTKCGNPWNTENCSPVTGRINTTTLTSTTTTAATLMSSMATDAASAGVTLVASALGNSTMATMHPHYYHNERHLLSSTLPSMLSNLTTSTVATVAEVVSEGPALASPAREFFERQVLEQYKSNGLDFMGPVKPSLALCVFGVFVLVYFSLWKGVRSAGKVVWVTALAPYVVLLILLARGVTLPGAAEGIRYYLTPQWDKLNNSRVWIDAASQIFFSLGPGFGTLLALSSYNKFNNNCYRDALLTSSINCLTSFLAGFVIFSVLGYMAQVQNKSIEEVGLEGPGLVFIVYPEAIAMMKGSVFWSIIFFLMLITLGLDSTFGGLEAMITALCDEYPRTIGRRRELFVLILLGLIYICALPTMTYGGVYLVNFLNVYGPGLAILFVVFVEAAGVFWFYGVENFSADIEQMLGKKPSLFWRICWKYISPTFLFCILIFSLLGYEEMLGEEYEYPEWSVAAGWALTLSSVLCIPTYVIYKFLKSPGNCKDRLRRTFKPEPLIPTAIPGQLYTGTAV encoded by the exons ATGGGAACCGAGCCGGGGACGACCAATTCCTCCGGTTCGGGTGGTTCTGGTTCGCGGGGAGCCAAAAAGCGTGACTCTTGGCACACGGCACCCGGAACGAATGGAACGTCCGGCGATGGCGGTGGACGCGACGAGCCACCTGACTCATCCGATACGGCAGCACTTGCCAGCAGCACAAAGGAGGCAGCCTCGAACGGAAGTTCGGCCACGACCAAAGCAACGCATCCGGCCACCACCGAGACGGCACAGATTCTGCAGAGCGGCAAGGAGCGGAACCTGGTGGTGGCGCTAACGGGCGAACGGCGACGGGAAACCTGGAGCCAAAAGGCGGAGTTTTTGCTGGCCGTGATCGGTTTTGCGGTGGATTTGGGTAATGTTTGGCGCTTTCCGTACATCTGCTATCAGAACGGAGGTGGCGCGTTTCTTATCCCGTACTGTATTATGCTGTTGTTTGGGGGGCTGCCACTGTTCTACATGGAGCTTGCCCTGGGACAGTTTCATCGCTGCGGTTGTCTGTCCATCTGGAAGCGCATCTGTCCAGCGTTGAAAG GTGTCGGGTACGCTATCTGCCTGATCGATATCTACATGGGCATGTACTACAACACCATCATCGGATGGGCCGTTTACTATCTGTTCGCTTCGTTCAGCTACGAGCTGCCCTGGACGAAGTGTGGTAATCCGTGGAACACGGAAAACTGTTCCCCGGTCACGGGCAGGATCAATACAACGACGCTCACCTCCACTACTACGACTGCAGCGACGCTCATGTCATCGATGGCCACGGATGCAGCGTCAGCCGGTGTGACACTGGTTGCATCGGCACTGGGCAACTCGACAATGGCCACCATGCACCCGCACTACTACCACAACGAGCGACACCTGCTTTCCAGCACACTGCCATCGATGCTGTCCAATCTGACCACGAGCACTGTGGCAACCGTGGCAGAAGTTGTCAGCGAAGGTCCTGCCCTTGCTAGTCCAGCGAGAGAATTTTTCGA ACGCCAGGTATTGGAGCAGTACAAATCGAATGGGCTGGACTTTATGGGACCGGTCAAACCTTCGCTCGCTCTGTGCGTCTTCGGTGTATTCGTGCTGGTGTACTTCTCGCTCTGGAAAGGGGTCCGTAGTGCTGGTAAGGTGGTCTGGGTGACGGCTCTCGCCCCGTACGTCGTACTGCTGATCCTGCTGGCTCGTGGAGTTACACTGCCTGGTGCTGCCGAAGGCATTCGCTACTATCTAACCCCACAGTGGGATAAGCTTAACAATTCTCGT GTATGGATCGATGCTGCATCACAGATCTTCTTCTCCCTCGGGCCCGGTTTCGGAACACTTCTAGCACTCTCGAGCTACAACAAGTTCAACAACAACTGCTATCGGGACGCATTGCTAACGAGCAGCATTAACTGTCTTACCAGCTTTTTGGCCGGGTTTGTCATATTTTCCGTGCTCGGCTACATGGCACAGGTACAGAACAAATCGATCGAGGAAGTTGGGCTGGAGGGGCCGGGCTTGGTATTTATCGTCTATCCGGAAGCGATCGCCATGATGAAGGGTTCGGTGTTTTGGTCGATCATCTTCTTCCTGATGCTGATCACACTCGGCCTCGATTCGACGTTCGGTGGGCTGGAAGCCATGATTACAGCACTCTGCGATGAGTATCCGCGCACGATCGGTCGCCGTCGGGAGCTGTTTGTGTTGATCCTGCTTGGATTGATCTACATCTGCGCGCTACCCACCATGACATAC GGTGGCGTATATTTGGTAAACTTCCTGAACGTGTACGGGCCAGGTTTGGCGATACTGTTCGTCGTGTTTGTTGAGGCTGCCGGTGTGTTCTGGTTCTACGGTGTGGAGAACTTCTCCGCCGACATCGAGCAAATGTTGGGCAAGAAACCGTCACTCTTTTGGCGCATTTGCTGGAAGTACATCAGTCCGACGTTTTTATTC TGCATACTGATATTTTCACTGCTCGGATACGAGGAAATGCTGGGCGAGGAGTACGAGTATCCGGAGTGGAGTGTGGCTGCCGGTTGGGCATTGACACTGTCATCGGTCCTGTGCATTCCAACGTATGTGATCtataagtttttgaaaagtcCCGGCAACTGTAAAGAT CGCTTGAGACGCACGTTCAAACCGGAACCGTTAATACCGACGGCTATCCCCGGCCAGCTGTACACCGGCACCGCCGTCTGA